Below is a genomic region from Henckelia pumila isolate YLH828 chromosome 3, ASM3356847v2, whole genome shotgun sequence.
TTTTGAGTTGTTGGGGTGCTGATATGGTTAATTTTTAGGCGTAACCaaggtttcattttgtttttgagtGAATGAACTTTCTAATAAACAGGTTACGGTGATAAGTACGTGGATGTAAACCTCACTTCTAACATTTTCTTCCTTTTCAAGATTGAATAGTAGAAGGGAAAAATGCCATGTTAGTTTAAATGTCTTCGTAAGTTTTGTCTTTCAATAGGACTGCAAAACATGAGGGTAATTACTTAATTTAGATACATGGTTAGATAAGCAATATTGTTGCTAACATGCTAAACATGCATTGAATGTGCTTTAAATCCATGTTTGATCTAGTTCAGCAGATATTTTCCATGTGTTGGTTTTGATTAGTCATTGACTTTAACTCCAAGCCCATCATCTGGTCATGTTTTTATAGTGagtttgtttatttttaaattttatttttttgacggTTGTGCAAAGTCCTGAATTCTTGTGATCCCTTTCGTGGTTTTATTGATAATAATTTGGTGCTGTCCTTTTACATTTACAGATTTACTCAAATCCTATTTAGAGAGCCGATACCAGAAGTTATTGCCcactttaattttattattattaatatatttttttggaaatttggGGAGTCAGTATTGTTGTGTTTTGGTTTTCTTAAGTTCTGTTCTGTGACATAAGGTACAGCGGCAAATAATGTGGAGACTACTCCAAGGGAGGAACTACCAGCTGGAAGCAATCTCTCCATGGATGGTACAAAGTGGGTTGAGCTCTTGGTTAGAGAAGTTGCAGGAGCTTCAAATGTAGAGGATGCTAAAGAACGCGTGTCACGAGCCCTCGAGTCCTTGGAGAAGTCTATTTGTGCAAATGCAAGTGCTGAAGCTGCCCAGAGCTTTCAGAAGGTATGTTCTGTAATCTATTGGTTAAAAACCTACTGTACCAGAGTCCCATTGATTATATGCCAATAATGTATTTATCAAAGGATTATCAGTATCCCATgtaattttcttttctttctttcctcATTTGATGGTATCTGTCTTCTCTAATTGTCCCCCCACTTGCGTGCCTTGAAATTATGTGTTCTTGCTTTTTAATTTCTAAATCTGCTAATCATGCTCTATAGGAGAACATTGTTCTAAAGCAACAGCTGGAAGCGTTCATACAAGAAAATACTATTTTGAAGCGAGCAGTGTCAATCCAACATGAGCGCCAAAAAGAGTTTGACGAAATGGGCCGGGAGTTGCATCAGCTGAAACAGCTAGTGTCGCAGTACCAGGAGCAGCTGAGGACTCTTGAGGTCAAATTCTTGGGCTAGACCTGTGAAATTTTGTGTTTTAATTGATTAGGGTGTCGAGGTTTTGGCTTATGTCCTTTATTTAAGTCAAGACTGCATGGAAACTAACGGAAGAAAGCACATGACACTAAATTGTGCCTTAGCTACAGATATTTAGACACTCACATGGATATCATCAATCATATGAGCATTCTTTTCCCCAAGCTGTCTTAGTAGCCCTTCTCACTCCTCCGTCTCTCTCCAGCTATCCCGTGTAATCTAAGTTTCTGCTTCCTGCCTATGCTGATCTCATTGGtcgagattttttttttagttttccaataatcatgcttgaaaatttattttatgtgacTAGTTTTTTGTTACAACCCTTGGGTTGAACTAATCCCCAAAAGGCTAGCTATTTGAGGGGAGGGTGCCCAAGAGTTTATAAACCCACAAGGCAGGCCTTTCGCGAGCTATGTGGGATGAACCATGACACGTTACAATCCATCCCCCTTTCAGAACCAATGTCCACGGCGGTTGATGACTTCGCGGACCCCGCATGCATGTGGGTAGCAGCCCTCTCAACCCGCCGGAATGAGGGTCTGGGAATGACCACTCTGATACCACCGTTGCAACCCTTGGGTAAAACTCATCCCCGAAAAGCTAGCTATTTGAGGGGAGGGTGCCCAAGAGTTTACAAACCCACAGGGCAGGCATTTCGCGACCTATGTGGGACGAACCATGGCACTTCACATTTTTGACCAAATAATTTCTGATTCATTTCGTAGAATTGACTTTGTTTACTTGAAAAGGTCAAGTGAGTGTTTGCTATTTTGACAATAATTCCAATTCCAAGTTATCAAAAGCTCTGACATATGATACCTTGTTATGTTCATCAGGTTAACAACTATGCCCTTGCAATGCACCTCAAACAAGGGCAACAAAGCAACTCAATATCTGGACGGTTCCACCCCGATGTGTTTTAGCGAACGAGGAGCATGGGGTTCGCTTGTAATGCAGTTTCCTGGTATCAGAAATAACTTCATGTTTTTATCGAGGCATGCACTTTTCATCGGTTGTGTAGTTTCTAGTTTGTGTGAGGCTCTGTCATTTGCTGTATACTCATCTGTGGTCTGTCTATCAAAACTTCTTGAACTTGCAACATTTCATCCCTATTTCAATTGAATTGGATCATTTCTTGGAGCCTTTGGTTGATCATCGTTATAATATTTCTTGTGAGACTCAGTTTATTTTAAAAGatgttttttaaattatttttgaggGAACGGTTGGTTTTTACCCTTGAGGAGGATAGGATCATATGATTTTGACGACGACAACAATGACGACAGCATCTGGGAAGTAAATGAGATG
It encodes:
- the LOC140887997 gene encoding uncharacterized protein isoform X1, producing MSAIVCGKRSNFFEESPSSPPVAKRIRCSSSPSRNFSPPSPAAFNYLVSDTSSPIDRLFTLFPDMEKQVLERVLEESGDDLDSAIKRLNELHLSTATSASDVTQNINAQFSFQGTAANNVETTPREELPAGSNLSMDGTKWVELLVREVAGASNVEDAKERVSRALESLEKSICANASAEAAQSFQKENIVLKQQLEAFIQENTILKRAVSIQHERQKEFDEMGRELHQLKQLVSQYQEQLRTLEVNNYALAMHLKQGQQSNSISGRFHPDVF
- the LOC140887997 gene encoding uncharacterized protein isoform X2, which gives rise to MSAIVCGKRSNFFEESPSSPPVAKRIRCSSSPSRNFSPPSPAAFNYLVSDTSSPIDRLFTLFPDMEKQVLERVLEESGDDLDSAIKRLNELHLSTATSASDVTQNINAQFSFQAANNVETTPREELPAGSNLSMDGTKWVELLVREVAGASNVEDAKERVSRALESLEKSICANASAEAAQSFQKENIVLKQQLEAFIQENTILKRAVSIQHERQKEFDEMGRELHQLKQLVSQYQEQLRTLEVNNYALAMHLKQGQQSNSISGRFHPDVF